From one Rattus rattus isolate New Zealand chromosome 15, Rrattus_CSIRO_v1, whole genome shotgun sequence genomic stretch:
- the Cd74 gene encoding HLA class II histocompatibility antigen gamma chain, whose amino-acid sequence MDDQRDLISNHEQLPILGQRARAPESNCNRGVLYTSVSVLVALLLAGQATTAYFLYQQQGRLDKLTVTSQNLQLENLRMKLPKSAKPVSPMRMATPLLMRPLSMDNMLQAPVKNVTKYGNMTQDHVMHLLTKSGPVNYPQLKGSFPENLKHLKNSMNGLDWKVFESWMKQWLLFEMSKNSLEEKQPTQTPPKVLTKCQEEVSHIPDVHPGAFRPKCDENGNYMPLQCHGSTGYCWCVFPNGTEVPHTKSRGRHNCSEPLDMEDPSSGLGVTKQDMGQMFL is encoded by the exons ATGGATGACCAGCGCGACCTCATCTCTAACCATGAGCAGCTGCCCATCCTGGGCCAGCGTGCTAGAGCCCCAGAAAG CAATTGCAATCGTGGAGTCCTGTACACCAGTGTCTCTGTCCTGGTGGCTCTGCTCTTGGCTGGGCAGGCCACCACTGCTTACTTCCTGTACCAGCAGCAGGGCCGCCTGGACAAGCTGACCGTCACCTCCCAGAACCTGCAACTGGAGAACCTTCGCATGAAGCTTCCGAAAT CTGCCAAACCTGTGAGCCCGATGCGCATGGCTACTCCCTTGCTGATGCGCCCACTGTCCATGGATAACATGCTCCAAGCG CCCGTGAAGAATGTTACCAAGTACGGCAACATGACCCAGGACCATGTGATGCACCTGCTTACG AAGTCTGGACCCGTGAACTACCCACAGCTGAAGGGGAGCTTCCCGGAGAATCTGAAGCACCTTAAGAACTCTATGAATGGTCTGGACTGGAAG GTCTTCGAGAGCTGGATGAAACAGTGGCTGTTGTTTGAAATGAGCAAAAACTCCCTGGAGGAGAAGCAGCCTACCCAGACTCCACCTAAAG TATTGACCAAGTGCCAGGAAGAAGTCAGCCACATCCCTGATGTCCACCCGGGTGCGTTCCGTCCCAAGTGTGATGAGAACGGTAACTATATGCCACTCCAGTGCCATGGGAGCACTGGCTACTGCTGGTGTGTGTTCCCCAACGGCACTGAGGTCCCTCACACCAAGAGCCGCGGGCGCCATAACTGCAGTG AGCCACTGGACATGGAAGACCCATCTTCTGGCCTGGGAGTGACCAAGCAGGATATGGGCCAAA TGTTCTTGTGA